Proteins encoded together in one Triticum dicoccoides isolate Atlit2015 ecotype Zavitan chromosome 7B, WEW_v2.0, whole genome shotgun sequence window:
- the LOC119339893 gene encoding probable sucrose-phosphate synthase 3 yields MYGNDNWINSYLDAILDAGKGAGSGSGGGGGGGGGDRPSLLLRERGHFSPARYFVEEVITGYDETDLYKTWSRANAMRSPQERNTRLENMTWRIWNLARKKKEVEDAKRLKRRLGTEKPRTDATAEMSEDLFEGEKGEDAGDASVAYGDSSAGNTPRISAVDKLYIVLISLHGLVRGENLELGRDSDTSGQVKYVVELAKALSSCPGVYRVDLLTRQILAPNYDRGYGEPSETLVPTSFKNLKQERGENSGAYITRIPFGPKDKYLAKEHLWPYVQEFVDGALSHIVHMSKIIGEEIGCGHPMWPAVIHGHYASAGVAAALISGALNVHMVFTGHFLGKDKLEGLLKQGRQTREEINMTYKIMRRIEAEELSLDASEIVIASTRQEIEEQWNLYDGFEVMLARKLRARVKRGANCYGRYMPRMVIIPPGVEFGHMIHEFDMEGEEDSHSPASEDPPIWSEIMRFFTNPRKPLILAVARPYPEKNITTLVKAFGECRPLRELANLTLIMGNREAISKMSNMSAAVLTSVLTLIDEYDLYGQVAYPKHHKHSEVLDIYRLAARTKGAFVNVAYFEQFGVTLIEAAMHGLPVIATKNGAPVEIHQVLDNGLLVDPHDQHAIADALYKLLSDKQLWSRCRENGLKNIHRFSWPEHCKNYLSRILTLSPRYPSFPSNEDQFKAPIKGRKCIIVIAVDSASKKDLVCIIKNSIEATRKETLSGSTGFVLSTSLTMSEIHSLLISAGMAPTDFDAFICNSGSDLFYPSRAGDSPSTSRVTFALDRNYQSHIEYRWGGEGLRKYLVKWASSIVERRGRTEKQVIFEDAEHSSTSCLAFRVVNPNYLPPLKELQKLMRIQSLRCHALYNHSATRLSVIPIHASRSQALRYLSVRWGIELRNVVILVGESGDSDYEELFGGLHKTIVLKGEFNTPANRIHTVRRYPLQDVIALDCSNIIGVEGCSADDLTPTLKALGVPTK; encoded by the exons ATGTACGGGAACGACAACTGGATCAACAGCTACCTGGACGCCATCCTCGACGCGGGGAAGGGCGCGGGctcggggagcggcggcggcgggggcgggggcggagggGACCGGCCCTCGCTCCTCCTCCGCGAGCGCGGCCACTTCTCCCCGGCGCGCTACTTCGTCGAGGAGGTCATCACCGGCTACGACGAGACCGACCTCTACAAGACGTGGTCCCGC GCGAACGCGATGCGGAGCCCGCAGGAGAGGAACACGCGGCTGGAGAACATGACCTGGAGGATCTGGAACCTCGCCAGGAAGAAGAAGGAG GTTGAGGATGCCAAACGGTTAAAACGTCGGTTAGGGACAGAGAAGCCACGGACTGATGCTACTGCAGAAATGTCTGAAGATCTCTTTGAAGGAGAAAAAGGCGAGGATGCTGGTGATGCATCTGTTGCCTATGGTGACAGCTCAGCTGGGAACACACCTAGGATCAGTGCCGTTGACAAGCTATACATAGTATTGATCAG CCTTCATGGCCTGGTTCGTGGCGAGAACTTGGAGCTTGGCCGGGATTCAGATACTAGTGGGCAG GTCAAATATGTTGTGGAACTTGCTAAAGCATTGAGTTCATGCCCTGGAGTATACCGGGTTGATCTGTTGACGAGGCAAATATTAGCACCTAATTATGATCGTGGATATGGTGAACCGTCAGAGACACTGGTACCAACAAGCTTCAAGAATCTTAAACAGGAAAGAGGAGAGAACAGTGGTGCATATATCACCCGAATACCATTTGGACCGAAAGACAAGTATCTAGCTAAAGAACATCTCTGGCCTTACGTGCAAGAATTTGTTGATGGTGCACTCAGTCATATAGTGCACATGTCAAAGATCATAGGTGAAGAAATCGGCTGTGGACATCCAATGTGGCCTGCTGTGATTCATGGTCATTATGCCAGTGCAGGAGTTGCTGCTGCTCTGATATCTGGAGCACTTAACGTTCACATGGTATTTACTGGGCATTTTCTTGGGAAAGACAAGTTGGAAGGGCTTCTCAAGCAAGGGAGACAGACAAGGGAAGAAATAAATATGACATACAAAATAATGCGCCGAATTGAAGCAGAAGAACTATCTCTTGATGCATCTGAAATAGTAATTGCAAGTactagacaagagatagaagagcaATGGAATTTGTATGATGGTTTTGAGGTCATGCTTGCAAGGAAGCTTCGTGCGAGAGTCAAGCGTGGTGCTAATTGCTATGGACGTTACATGCCTCGTATGGTT ATAATTCCTCCAGGTGTTGAATTTGGCCATATGATTCATGAATTTGATATGGAAGGCGAGGAAGATAGCCATTCCCCAGCCTCTGAAGATCCGCCTATTTGGTCTGAG ATAATGCGGTTCTTCACAAATCCTAGGAAACCTTTGATTCTGGCTGTTGCTCGTCCATACCCTGAAAAGAATATTACAACACTTGTGAAAGCTTTTGGTGAATGCAGACCATTGAGGGAGCTTGCTAACCTA ACACTGATTATGGGTAACCGTGAAGCTATTTCCAAAATGAGTAATATGAGTGCAGCTGTTTTGACATCAGTACTTACATTGATTGATGAATATGATTTGTATGGTCAAGTGGCATACCCAAAGCATCACAAACACTCGGAAGTTCTTGATATTTATCGTTTAGCAGCGAGAACAAAG GGTGCTTTTGTAAATGTAGCTTACTTTGAACAATTCGGTGTCACCTTGATAGAG GCTGCCATGCATGGTTTACCTGTAATTGCAACAAAAAATGGAGCTCCTGTTGAAATTCACCAG GTGTTGGACAACGGCCTCCTGGTTGATCCCCACGATCAGCATGCAATTGCAGATGCACTCTATAAGCTTCTTTCTGACAAGCAACTCTGGTCAAGATGTAGAGAAAATGGGCTGAAAAATATACACCGGTTTTCTTGGCCTGAACATTGCAAGAATTACTTGTCGAGGATATTAACTCTTAGCCCAAGATACCCTTCTTTTCCGAGCAATGAAGACCAGTTTAAGGCACCTATCAAGGGAAGGAAGTGTATCATCGTTATTGCCGTAGACTCTGCCAGTAAGAAAGATCTGGTCTGTATCATAAAAAATTCTATTGAGGCTACACGGAAAGAAACGTTGTCAGGTTCAACAGGTTTTGTGTTGTCGACTTCCCTGACAATGTCAGAGATACATTCCCTATTAATATCTGCAGGCATGGCTCCTACAGATTTTGATGCTTTCATATGCAATAGTGGGAGTGATTTATTTTACCCTTCGCGGGCTGGTGATTCACCAAGCACTTCCCGTGTGACATTTGCATTAGACCGTAATTACCAGTCTCATATCGAGTATCGTTGGGGAGGAGAAGGTTTAAGGAAGTACCTAGTGAAGTGGGCTTCCTCGATAGTAGAAAGAAGGGGAAGAACTGAAAAACAAGTCATTTTTGAAGATGCAGAGCACTCCTCAACAAGTTGCCTTGCATTTAGAGTGGTCAATCCAAATTAT TTACCTCCTTTGAAGGAGCTGCAAAAGTTGATGAGAATCCAGTCACTGCGTTGCCATGCTCTTTATAACCACAGTGCTACCAGGCTATCTGTAATTCCAATTCATGCATCACGGTCCCAGGCTCTAAG GTACTTGTCTGTTCGTTGGGGCATAGAGTTGCGAAACGTCGTGATTCTTGTCGGTGAAAGCGGCGACTCAGATTACGAAGAGCTGTTTGGAGGCCTTCACAAGACGATCGTCCTGAAGGGCGAGTTCAACACGCCCGCAAACAGGATCCACACGGTCAGGCGGTACCCGCTACAGGACGTCATCGCGCTCGATTGCTCGAACATCATCGGGGTCGAGGGCTGCAGCGCCGACGACCTGACGCCTACCCTGAAGGCGCTCGGCGTACCGACAAAGTGA